The genomic stretch CGCGTGCGCATCTTCACGACGCACGGCGAGTTGCCCTTCGCCGGCCATCCGACACTCGGGACGGCGCACGCGTGGCGCGAAGCAGGCAATCGGCCGAAGCAGCCCGGCCGCCTCGTGCAGCAATGCGCAGCGGGCCTGATCGAACTGGAGCAAGACGATAGCCGCGCCGGCGTATGGTCGTTCGCCGCGCCGCCTGCGCGCGTCACGCCGCTCGCCGAAACCGAATACGCCGCGCTTGCACTGGCGCTGCATAGCGATGCAATCGATTACACAGCCCAGCCGTGCGGCGTCGACAATGGTCCGCAATGGCTCGTCGTCCGCATGAAATCGGCAGCGGCATGCCTCGCGCTCGATCCCGATTCAGCCGCGCTTGCACGTGTCGTGCAGACCGTGGGGGCACGCGGCCTCGCCGCCTATGGCCCGCATGACGCGAACGGACCCGCGAACTATGAATTGCGCTGTCTGATGCTGGGCGGTGGCCTCGGCATCGGGGAAGACCCGGTGACAGGCAGCGCTAACGCCGCGCTCGCCAACCTGCTGACCATGCAGAATGCGCGGCCCGGCATGCAATACACGGTACGCCAGGGCACGGCGCTCGGCCGCGCGGGCGACGTCTACGTGCGCTACGACGACGCGGCGGACAAGACGTGGATTGGCGGTGCATCGCTGACTGTCGTTGACGGCGCGTTCCGCCTGCCCTGAACCGGCGAGCGCGATGACCTTGAATGCGTGAGACGGGATTGACATGTGCGCGTCACCTGGATGTTCTAAAAATCCGTCCGATGCGCACACATACAATCTTGCAACCCGTTTCGCAAGCCGATGACAACGCGGCCATTCATGCAGACTGCATGAATGGCCGCGTTGTCAAGATGGCTGTCCCACTTCCATTCCGGCGACGCTGCGCGCCCACGGTTTTCGACGACTCCCTTCAAACGCACGGGGGGCGTGCCTGTGCGGGCAGCGCGAGGCGTCCGCTCCGGCATCGGTTGCATGCCCGCGAGGGCAGGCGTATACCCGATGCGCGAGCCCTTCCTTAATTATTGCCCATTCAGTAATATCAAAACGTTACCGATGACCAACGGGTGGTCTGGCACGCCACCACGCCATTGCTTCCACCCGGCGCTTGCGGCGTATCAATTCGTCCAAACAGCCGGTTGCTTTAACATTCGCG from Paraburkholderia phymatum STM815 encodes the following:
- a CDS encoding PhzF family phenazine biosynthesis protein, which encodes MQGKTVRFKQVDVFTSVPFKGNPLALIFDADALDTEQMQAIAHWTNLSETAFMLKPTDPSADYRVRIFTTHGELPFAGHPTLGTAHAWREAGNRPKQPGRLVQQCAAGLIELEQDDSRAGVWSFAAPPARVTPLAETEYAALALALHSDAIDYTAQPCGVDNGPQWLVVRMKSAAACLALDPDSAALARVVQTVGARGLAAYGPHDANGPANYELRCLMLGGGLGIGEDPVTGSANAALANLLTMQNARPGMQYTVRQGTALGRAGDVYVRYDDAADKTWIGGASLTVVDGAFRLP